A segment of the Flavobacteriales bacterium genome:
CGCATGGAGCGGCTGCGGAAGAACATCATCGAGCTGGTGCTCACCGACTACGACACCGAGCGGCTGAAGAAAGAGGACCACGGCGCGAACGAACTCTACAACGTCGTGCAGCAGGTCGGCTTCGACATCGATAGCGTGCGCTACCCGAAGGGGAAGACCCACAAGCATATGCAGATGGACACCAGCCATCCGTACATGGTGAGCGACCTCAGCGCGTGCATCAGTTGCTACCGCTGCGTACGTGCCTGCGATGAAGTGCAGGGTGAAATGGTGCTCACCATGGCCGGTCGCGGTTTCGACAGCCACATCGCCAAAGGCACCGACGAGAGCTTCTTCAAGAGCGATTGCGTGAGCTGCGGCGCCTGTGCGCAGGCCTGCCCAACCAGCGCCATCACCGATGTGTTCAAGAGCAAGGAGACCAAGGCCGATGAGGTGGTGCGCAGCGTATGTACCTATTGCGGCGTGGGCTGCAACCTGGAGGTGAAGGTCAAAGACAACAAGGTCGTCGCCATCACCGCGCCATACTCTGCCGAATCGAACCAAGGGCATACCTGCTTGAAGGGACGTTATGCCTTCCACTTCTATGATCACCCGGAGCGACTGCGTACTCCGCTGATCCGCAAGAACGGAGAGTTGGTCCCCGCGACTTGGGACGAAGCCTACGACTTCATCGTGGACCGTTTCGCCGACATCGTGGAGAAGCACGGACCCGACGCGCTGGCCGGCGTGAGCAGCGCGCGCTGCCCGAACGAGGAGAACTACCTCATGCAGAAATTCTTCCGCGTGCAGGTGGGCACCAACAACATCGACAGTTGCGCGCGCGTGTGCCACTCGCCTACCGCGCTCGGCATGCAGAAGACCTTCGGCACCGGTGCGGCCACCAACAGCATCGACGACCTGAAGGACACGCACACGATCATGGTGATCGGCGCGAACCCGACGGACGCGCACCCGGTGACGGGCGCCAAGATCAAGCAGCAGATCATGAAGGGGAAGACCCTGATCGTGATCGATCCGCGTCGCACCGAGCTGGCCCGCTACGCGAAGTACCACCTGCAGTTGCGCCCCGGCACCAACGTGGCGCTGCTCAACATGTTCATGTACTACATCGTGAGCGAGGGCCTGGTGAAGCAGGAGTTCATCGACACGCGCACGGAGGGCTATGAGGACTTCAAGAAGGAATTGCTCAGCGTGGACGTTGCCGAGATGGAGAAGGTCACGGGCGTGGACCGCGAGCTGGTGCGCAAGGCGGCGATCGCTTACGCGAGTTCTCCCGCCGCGATGAGCTTCCACGGACTGGGCGTCACCGAACACTACCAAGGAACGTTCACCGTGATGCAGATCGCCGACATCGCCATGATGACCGGCAACATCGGCCGCCGCGGCGTGGGCGTGAACCCCCTGCGCGGACAGAACAACGTGCAGGGCGCCGCCGACATGGGCTGCCAGCCGCACCAAGGGGCCGGCTACTTCGCCGTAGACGACCCGAACTACAGCAAGCTCTACGACGACTTCTACGGCGTGCACGTGCCGAACGTGGTGGGCAAGAAGATCCCGCAGATGTATGATGCCGCGCTCGCCGGCACACTGAAAGCGATGTGGGTCTGTGGCGAGGACATGGGCCAGACGGACCCCAACACCAACCACGTGCGCAAGGCCCTCGGCGCGCTCGACCTCTTCGTGGTGCAGGAGCTCTTCATGACGGAGACCGCCAAGCTCGCGCACGTCGTTCTGCCCGGCGCCAGCTTCCTGGAGAAGAGCGGCACCTTCACCAATGGCGAACGCCGCATCCAACGCGTGAACGCCGCCGTGCCTCCCGTGGAAGGCACCAAGCCCGATGGGCAGATCATCTGCGACATCATGGAGCGCTACGCCGCGAAGACCGGTCGCAAGAGCGGCAACGCCAAGAGCACCTACGAGCCTGAGTGGATCTTGCAAGAGATCAGCCGCATCGCGCCTTTCTTCAAAGGCGTGAAGTGGGACGAGCTCGGCGAGCAAGGCAAGCAATGGCCCGTGAACGCCGACGGCACCGACACCAAGATCCTGCATACCGACACGTTCAAAAGAGGGCTCGGCCACTTCTACTTCAACGCGTGGCAGATGAGCCCCGAGGTGAAGGCCAACCAGGCCGAATTCCCCTATATCATCACGACGAATCGAGAGCTGGAGCACTACAACTGCGGCGCCATGACGCGGCGCACCGGCAACGGCGCCATCCTCACCGAGGACGTACTGCTCATCAACCCCGCCGACGCCGCCAAGCACGGCATCGCCGAGGGCGACATGGTCTGCGTGGAAAGCGCGCGCGGCAAAGTGGACATCAAGGCCCTCATCACCGACGAGGTGAAGCCCGGCATCCTCAGCAGCACCTTCCACTTCCCGGAAATGATGCTCAACCTGATCACCAGCAGCGTGAGCGACTCACTGGCCATGTGCCCAGAGTACAAGGTGGTGAGCTGCCGGATCAGGAAGGCACGTAAGACGCATTTGAGGGAGGCGGGAGAAGTGGTGGCGAAGGCGTAGAAGGTTTGGGCGTGCCGGTTCGCAAAGCCTCACCGTCGCGCTCTCCGCTATACTCCTCGGCCGGATTACCGGCCCGCGGGTTGCCGCTGCGATCGCTCACGCACAGCACGAGCGAGACGCAATAATCAAGGATGCACGAATCGATGTGATGCATCAAGCACTGAGATGCACCCATCTAACTAAGTTTGGCAGCGCAACGACGGTTAAGGCAATGGCACTTCGAAACCCCCAGAACCAGAACTATCACGATCGCGTGATTGAGATTGCCGCGGATAGACTCAAATCGGGTTTTCGCGTCTACACGAATCCTGGCAGTAACCATGTTACGGGGATTGGGAACATGTACCCCGATATCATACTGACACCGCTAAGCAGCAACAACGTTCAGCACATCATTGAAGTTGAGACATCTGATTCCGTCAGTGTTAACGAGGTGAGCCAATGGAAACAGTACTCGACATTGGGCGGCACTTTCTACCTCA
Coding sequences within it:
- the fdhF gene encoding formate dehydrogenase subunit alpha — protein: MNHPQAKTGNSPAPVARTQSAPASSNKGAVEVDVAYIDGKAYPINKNETMLAFMRRHIGPNPVPTLCDAPNLEPFGSCRVCSVEVALQEDGPSKVMASCHSPVGKGMYITTNSPRMERLRKNIIELVLTDYDTERLKKEDHGANELYNVVQQVGFDIDSVRYPKGKTHKHMQMDTSHPYMVSDLSACISCYRCVRACDEVQGEMVLTMAGRGFDSHIAKGTDESFFKSDCVSCGACAQACPTSAITDVFKSKETKADEVVRSVCTYCGVGCNLEVKVKDNKVVAITAPYSAESNQGHTCLKGRYAFHFYDHPERLRTPLIRKNGELVPATWDEAYDFIVDRFADIVEKHGPDALAGVSSARCPNEENYLMQKFFRVQVGTNNIDSCARVCHSPTALGMQKTFGTGAATNSIDDLKDTHTIMVIGANPTDAHPVTGAKIKQQIMKGKTLIVIDPRRTELARYAKYHLQLRPGTNVALLNMFMYYIVSEGLVKQEFIDTRTEGYEDFKKELLSVDVAEMEKVTGVDRELVRKAAIAYASSPAAMSFHGLGVTEHYQGTFTVMQIADIAMMTGNIGRRGVGVNPLRGQNNVQGAADMGCQPHQGAGYFAVDDPNYSKLYDDFYGVHVPNVVGKKIPQMYDAALAGTLKAMWVCGEDMGQTDPNTNHVRKALGALDLFVVQELFMTETAKLAHVVLPGASFLEKSGTFTNGERRIQRVNAAVPPVEGTKPDGQIICDIMERYAAKTGRKSGNAKSTYEPEWILQEISRIAPFFKGVKWDELGEQGKQWPVNADGTDTKILHTDTFKRGLGHFYFNAWQMSPEVKANQAEFPYIITTNRELEHYNCGAMTRRTGNGAILTEDVLLINPADAAKHGIAEGDMVCVESARGKVDIKALITDEVKPGILSSTFHFPEMMLNLITSSVSDSLAMCPEYKVVSCRIRKARKTHLREAGEVVAKA